In Lactobacillus sp. PV012, one genomic interval encodes:
- a CDS encoding DNA/RNA non-specific endonuclease: protein MASRRKNKNSQGQRILSFIIIFLVIVFVIYQRTGKNRTSTSNNSANVIQKANQAQTSYGGLSKQDYQKLANLNFKSGDKAYVYVNDDKSTLIKNAWKVNKVIYSNLDNLNRTSNSNTAFLEKRNVADQSLRVRQFVNPTAWHSNKRNGVQIYNRGHLIAYSISAGIDQDGQYNPGNKSGDQNNPKNLFTQSAFTNQKIQTIYESKVRQALRKNEKVIYQATPIFRGDELMARGINLQAISTSGDLDFNVYIYNVQPGYVFNYNNGRAQRDRSMRVEE, encoded by the coding sequence ATGGCATCACGTCGAAAAAATAAAAACAGCCAAGGACAAAGAATTCTATCTTTTATTATTATTTTTTTAGTAATAGTCTTTGTAATTTATCAGCGAACAGGCAAGAATAGAACTTCAACTAGTAATAACTCAGCTAATGTAATTCAAAAAGCTAATCAGGCGCAAACTAGTTATGGAGGATTATCCAAACAAGATTATCAAAAGTTAGCTAATTTAAATTTTAAAAGTGGGGACAAGGCTTATGTTTATGTAAATGATGATAAGTCTACCTTAATTAAAAATGCCTGGAAAGTTAATAAGGTTATTTATTCTAACTTAGATAATCTAAATAGAACTTCAAATTCTAATACTGCTTTCTTAGAAAAAAGAAATGTCGCAGATCAAAGTTTAAGGGTGCGGCAATTTGTAAATCCTACAGCTTGGCATTCTAATAAGAGAAATGGTGTTCAAATTTATAATCGTGGTCACTTAATTGCTTATTCAATTTCTGCCGGGATTGATCAAGATGGGCAATATAACCCAGGAAATAAGTCAGGAGACCAAAATAATCCTAAAAATCTCTTCACCCAAAGTGCTTTTACCAATCAAAAAATTCAAACTATTTATGAAAGTAAAGTTCGTCAAGCACTAAGAAAAAATGAAAAGGTGATTTATCAAGCAACACCAATTTTTAGAGGGGATGAATTGATGGCACGTGGTATTAATTTACAAGCAATCTCAACTAGTGGTGATTTAGATTTCAATGTTTATATTTATAATGTGCAACCAGGTTATGTTTTTAACTATAATAACGGGCGAGCACAAAGAGATCGCTCGAT
- a CDS encoding aldo/keto reductase: protein MKYFELNDGNRIPQLGFGTYRLNGSHAVSVIDNAINLGYRLIDSAVLYENEGAVGRAIENSSIGRDQLFVTSKLPGRHQAYKEAITQIQESLYSAHLDYYDLYLIHWPNPKKDQYLEAWQALIDAKKFGLIRSIGVSNFEPEHIQRLIEETGVTPAVNQVELHPYWSSKKVREFDDKHRIITEAWSPLQRAGYAMKEDLILQLAKKYNKTPAQIILRWETQINVLPIPKATSIAHQEANLEIFDFELTPKEVTALTNLDKDDGRRLDPYTMEG, encoded by the coding sequence TTGAAATATTTCGAATTAAATGATGGCAATCGCATCCCTCAACTAGGATTTGGAACTTATCGTCTCAATGGGAGTCATGCAGTTAGTGTGATTGATAACGCCATTAATCTTGGCTACCGCCTAATAGATAGCGCTGTTTTATACGAAAATGAAGGTGCAGTTGGGCGTGCAATTGAAAATAGTAGCATTGGACGTGATCAACTATTTGTCACTTCTAAATTACCCGGTCGACATCAAGCTTACAAAGAAGCAATTACACAAATTCAAGAATCACTTTATAGTGCTCATCTAGATTACTATGATCTCTATCTTATCCATTGGCCTAATCCTAAGAAAGATCAATATTTAGAAGCTTGGCAAGCATTAATTGACGCTAAAAAATTTGGTCTTATTCGCTCAATCGGTGTTTCTAATTTTGAACCAGAGCATATTCAACGTCTAATTGAGGAAACTGGTGTTACTCCAGCAGTTAATCAAGTAGAACTTCATCCATATTGGTCTTCTAAAAAAGTCCGAGAATTTGATGATAAACACAGAATTATTACTGAAGCTTGGAGTCCACTCCAACGAGCAGGCTATGCGATGAAAGAGGACTTAATCTTACAATTAGCGAAAAAATATAATAAAACTCCTGCACAAATTATTCTTCGCTGGGAAACCCAGATTAATGTTCTTCCTATTCCAAAAGCAACTTCTATCGCCCACCAAGAAGCAAATCTTGAAATTTTTGATTTCGAACTTACACCTAAAGAAGTTACTGCACTCACCAATTTAGATAAAGATGATGGCCGCAGACTAGATCCTTATACAATGGAAGGCTAA